The following are encoded together in the Brassica napus cultivar Da-Ae chromosome A9, Da-Ae, whole genome shotgun sequence genome:
- the LOC125577886 gene encoding casein kinase 1-like protein 8: MDRVVGGKYKLGRKLGSGSFGEIFIGKNVQTGDEVAVKLEPARARHPQLHYESKLYMLLQGGTGIPHLKWYGVEGEYNCMVIDLLGPSLEDLFNYCSRRFNLKTVLMLADQMLNRVEYMHVRGFLHRDIKPDNFLMGLGRKANQVYIIDYGLAKKYRDLQTHRHIPYRENKNLTGTARYASVNTHLGIEQSRRDDLESLGYVLMYFLRGSLPWQGLRAGTKKQKYDKISEKKRLTPVEVLCKSFPPEFTSYFLYVRSLRFEDKPDYPYLKRLFRDLFIREGYQFDYVFDWTILKYPQFGSSSSSSSKPRSSLRPALNPPVPSAERPEKPSAGQDSRERFSGALEAYARRNGSGSGAVQADRSRPRTSENALASSKDTITPQNYERVVERPISSTRHASSSRKAAIVSSVVRATSSADFTENRSSRVVPNNGRSSTAQRTQHVPDPTTRPSSSSFSRAVPSRTARDTALQNFELLTIGNGKRK; the protein is encoded by the exons ATGGATCGAGTGGTTGGTGGCAAGTATAAGCTGGGACGTAAACTCGGAAGTGGATCATTCGGTGAAATTTTTATAG GTAAGAATGTGCAAACTGGAGACGAAGTTGCCGTGAAGCTT GAGCCTGCGCGTGCTAGGCATCCTCAACTTCATTATGAGTCAAAGCTCTATATGCTTCTTCAAGGAGGAA CTGGTATTCCTCATTTGAAATGGTACGGTGTCGAGGGTGAATACAACTGCATGGTGATTGATCTTCTGGGGCCTAGCCTGGAGGATTTGTTTAATTATTGCAGTCGGAGGTTTAATCTGAAGACAGTTCTAATGCTCGCTGATCAGATG TTAAACCGAGTTGAGTATATGCATGTCCGGGGATTTCTTCATCGTGATATTAAGCCAGATAACTTTCTGATGGGTCTTGGACGCAAAGCAAACCAG GTGTACATCATTGACTACGGGCTTGCGAAAAAGTACAGAGATCTTCAAACTCATAGGCACATTCCCTACAG aGAAAACAAGAATCTTACTGGAACAGCTAGATATGCAAGTGTCAACACTCATCTTGGTATTG AGCAAAGTAGGAGGGATGATTTGGAATCCCTTGGCTATGTTCTTATGTATTTTCTACGTGgaag TCTGCCTTGGCAAGGCCTTCGTGCGGGTACAAAAAAGCAGAAGTATGACAAGATCAGCGAAAAGAAAAGGCTTACACCCGTAGAG GTTCTCTGTAAATCGTTTCCACCTGAGTTCACATCATACTTTCTCTATGTACGATCATTACGGTTTGAAGACAAACCAGATTATCCATACCTAAAGAGGCTTTTCAGAGATCTGTTCATCCGAGAAG GTTATCAGTTTGACTATGTATTCGATTGGACAATCTTGAAGTATCCACAGTTCGGTTCAAGCTCTAGCTCCAGCTCCAAACCAAGA TCAAGCCTTAGACCAGCTCTGAATCCCCCAGTGCCATCTGCCGAGAGACCAGAAAAACCTTCAG CTGGACAAGACAGCCGTGAGAGGTTCTCGGGTGCTTTAGAGGCATATGCTAGAAGAAACGGCTCAGGAAGCGGTGCGGTTCAAGCTGATAGATCTAGACCAAGAACCTCAGAGAATGCATTAGCATCATCAAAGGACACAATAACACCA CAAAACTACGAGAGAGTTGTTGAAAGACCAATTTCTTCGACAAGACACGCAAGTTCTTCAAGAAAAGCCGCCATTGTCTCGAGCGTCGTTCGAGCTACTTCTTCAGCTGACTTCACAGAGAACCGCTCCAGCAGAGTTGTTCCAAACAATGGGCGTTCCTCAACCGCTCAAAGGACTCAGCATGTTCCTGACCCGACCACTAGACCAtcgtcttcttcattttctcgaGCTGTGCCATCGAGGACTGCTCGTGACACCGCGCTCCAGAACTTTGAGCTACTCACCATAGGGAATGGGAAGAGGAAGTGA